The Streptomyces sp. NBC_01268 genome window below encodes:
- a CDS encoding pyridoxamine 5'-phosphate oxidase family protein: protein MTVAQRRGRRIMMTPAELDTFLTEQRTCRVATVSADGRPHVSALWFAWDGTSLWLYSLTRSRRWAELRARPRIAVVVDDGVEYGELRGVELSGTVEFVGEAPRTGKPCAELETVERLFAAKNFGLDAMPHDGRHAWMRLTPEAVASWDFRKMG from the coding sequence ATGACCGTCGCACAGCGCCGTGGACGCCGGATCATGATGACCCCGGCCGAGCTCGACACCTTCCTCACGGAACAGCGCACCTGCCGGGTCGCGACCGTGTCGGCCGACGGGCGGCCGCACGTCAGCGCCCTCTGGTTCGCCTGGGACGGCACCTCGCTGTGGCTGTACTCCCTGACCCGCAGCCGCCGTTGGGCCGAACTGCGCGCCCGGCCCCGGATCGCCGTCGTGGTGGACGACGGCGTGGAGTACGGGGAGCTGCGCGGGGTGGAGCTGTCGGGCACCGTGGAGTTCGTGGGCGAGGCGCCGCGCACCGGCAAGCCGTGCGCGGAACTGGAGACCGTCGAACGCCTCTTCGCGGCGAAGAACTTCGGACTGGACGCCATGCCGCACGACGGGCGGCACGCCTGGATGCGCCTGACTCCGGAGGCCGTCGCGTCCTGGGACTTCCGCAAGATGGGGTAG
- a CDS encoding LysR family transcriptional regulator has protein sequence MWNLERLRTLDAVARHGSVSGAAEGLHVTTSAVSQQLSKLEREVGQQLLAKNGRGVRLTDAGLLLAEHASRILSQVQLAQADIEAQRGQVVGEVRIAAFPTAMRGLFPTAIRALRAAHPELRVHTAELEPDLGVREVLRGDSDLAVVLDWNNKRAPVPAGLERARLLDDSADVALPADHPLAGRAAVDLEDFADEEWVSWPAGEFCHDWLMFTLRSKGVEPRIAHVAGDHHTQLALVAAGLGICVAPRLGRPPVMDGVAFVPVRQPVRRHIYATWRTDAGRRPSIRAVVEALREAGAPLGD, from the coding sequence ATGTGGAATCTGGAGCGCCTGCGCACCCTGGACGCCGTCGCCCGGCACGGCTCCGTCAGCGGTGCCGCCGAAGGACTGCACGTCACCACCTCGGCCGTCTCCCAGCAGCTGTCGAAACTGGAGCGGGAGGTCGGCCAGCAGCTCCTCGCGAAGAACGGGCGCGGGGTGCGGCTCACCGACGCCGGACTGCTCCTCGCCGAGCACGCCTCGCGCATCCTCTCCCAGGTCCAGCTCGCCCAGGCGGACATCGAGGCGCAGCGCGGGCAGGTGGTCGGCGAGGTGCGCATCGCGGCCTTCCCGACGGCGATGCGGGGGCTGTTCCCCACCGCGATCCGCGCCCTGCGCGCCGCCCACCCCGAACTGCGCGTCCACACCGCCGAGCTGGAGCCCGACCTGGGCGTGCGCGAGGTGCTGCGCGGGGACAGCGACCTCGCCGTGGTCCTGGACTGGAACAACAAGCGGGCGCCCGTCCCGGCCGGTCTCGAACGGGCCAGGCTGCTCGACGACTCCGCCGACGTGGCTCTGCCCGCCGACCACCCGCTCGCCGGGCGGGCGGCGGTGGATCTGGAGGACTTCGCCGACGAGGAATGGGTGTCCTGGCCCGCCGGCGAGTTCTGCCACGACTGGCTCATGTTCACACTCCGGTCCAAGGGCGTCGAGCCCCGGATCGCCCACGTCGCCGGGGACCACCACACCCAGCTCGCCCTGGTCGCCGCCGGGCTGGGCATCTGCGTCGCGCCCCGGCTCGGCCGGCCCCCGGTCATGGACGGGGTCGCCTTCGTGCCGGTGCGCCAGCCCGTACGGCGGCACATCTACGCGACCTGGCGCACCGACGCCGGGCGCCGGCCGTCCATCCGCGCGGTGGTCGAGGCGCTGCGGGAGGCGGGCGCGCCGCTGGGCGACTGA